A portion of the Oncorhynchus gorbuscha isolate QuinsamMale2020 ecotype Even-year linkage group LG07, OgorEven_v1.0, whole genome shotgun sequence genome contains these proteins:
- the LOC124040182 gene encoding glucose-induced degradation protein 4 homolog produces the protein MPVPAGYTSNTPMAFKSSASLIPPPLINTHQPGVIASLLYSGSKFRGHQKSKGNSYDVEVVLQHVTMEDSYLCGYLKIKGLTEEYPTLTTFFAGEIISRKRPFLTRKWDADEDVDRKHWGKFQAFYQYAKTFNSDEFDYEELKKSDYIFMRWKEQFLVPDHTIKDISGASFAGFYYICFQKSTATIEGYYYHRSSEWYQSLNLTHVLEHSAAIYEFR, from the exons ATGCCTGTCCCCGCTGGATACACCAGTAACACCCCCATGGCCTTCAAGTCCTCGGCCTCGCTTATCCCACCTCCCTTGATCAACACCCACCAGCCCGGTGTTATCGCCTCGCTTCTCTACAGCGGCTCCAAGTTCCGAGGACATCAGAAGAGCAAAGGCAACTCCTACGATGTCGAGGTTGTTTTGCAG CATGTGACCATGGAAGACTCATACTTGTGTGGGTACTTGAAGATCAAAGGGTTGACAGAG GAATACCCCACTCTGACTACGTTCTTTGCAGGGGAGATCATCAGTAGGAAGCGTCCGTTtctaaccaggaagtgggatgcagatgaggatgtggatCGCAAGCACTGG GGCAAATTCCAGGCCTTCTACCAGTATGCAAAGACGTTCAACTCGGATGAGTTTGACTATGAAGAGCTGAAGAAGTCTGACTACATCTTCATGAGGTGGAAG GAGCAGTTCCTGGTCCCTGATCACACCATTAAAGACATCAGTGGTGCTTCCTTCGCTGGTTTCTACTACATCTGCTTCCAAAAGTCCACAGCCACCATAGAGGGATACTACTATCATAGGAGCTCAGAATG
- the LOC124040181 gene encoding ATP synthase mitochondrial F1 complex assembly factor 2-like isoform X1, with protein MLRNLVRFHNCLGHAFSPPTVCPRGQMLKLLSVKSYSIITERKKFYEDVSISHGEGGMFEINLDRRKLKTPGGKLFTAPNEALAIAVANEWDTQKDILKFYSMHMTTLCNTALDNPTFRSKDQMITAALKYLETDTICYRVEEPPSLVELQNNEWDPVLNWIEDRYNVVIGSSTSILGPEIPQATMDTFRLHLGSYNFWSLTGLEYVITQLKSVVLAFALIDKHITVEQAVLLSRLEEEFQIGHWGNVEWAHDVDLYELRSRTAAGALFVHFSSESSTVKRKLMQD; from the exons ATGCTGAGGAATCTTGTGAGATTTCACAATTGTCTGGGGCATgctttctctccccccactgtcTGCCCAAGAGGTCAAATGTTGAAGCTGCTCTCTGTGAAATCCTACTCCATTATCACAG aaagaaagaaattctaTGAGGATGTTAGCATATCCCATGGAGAGG GTGGCATGTTTGAGATCAACCTGGACCGGCGGAAACTGAAAACACCAGGAGGAAAGCTGTTCACAGCCCCCAACGAAGCCTTGGCCATTGCCGTGGCGAATGAATGGGATACTCAGAAAGACATTCTCAAGTTCTACAGCATGCATATG accacTCTCTGCAACACGGCCCTAGATAACCCTACGTTCCGCAGCAAGGACCAAATGATCACTGCTGCCCTCAAGTATCTGGAGACTGACACTATCTG TTACAGAGTTGAGGAGCCTCCATCACTAGTTGAGCTTCAGAATAATGAATGGGACCCTGTGTTGAACTGGATTGAAGACCG GTACAACGTAGTCATTGGCTCCTCCACCAGTATACTGGGGCCAGAGATCCCACAGGCGACGATGGATACTTTCCGCCTGCACCTGGGTTCCTATAACTTCTGGTCCCTGACAG GTCTGGAGTATGTGATCACCCAGCTGAAGTCAGTGGTGCTTGCCTTTGCTTTAATAGACAAACACATAACAGTGGAGCAGGCTGTGCTGCTGTCACGACTAGAGGAGGAGTTCCAG ATCGGGCATTGGGGAAATGTAGAGTGGGCTCATGATGTTGACCTGTATGAGCTGAGGTCACGTACAGCCGCAGGGGCACTGTTTGTACATTTCTCTTCTGAAAGTTCAACGGTCAAACGCAAACTCATGCAAGACTAA
- the LOC124040181 gene encoding ATP synthase mitochondrial F1 complex assembly factor 2-like isoform X2 yields MLRNLVRFHNCLGHAFSPPTVCPRGQMLKLLSVKSYSIITERKKFYEDVSISHGEGGMFEINLDRRKLKTPGGKLFTAPNEALAIAVANEWDTQKDILKFYSMHMTTLCNTALDNPTFRSKDQMITAALKYLETDTICYRVEEPPSLVELQNNEWDPVLNWIEDRYNVVIGSSTSILGPEIPQATMDTFRLHLGSYNFWSLTDKHITVEQAVLLSRLEEEFQIGHWGNVEWAHDVDLYELRSRTAAGALFVHFSSESSTVKRKLMQD; encoded by the exons ATGCTGAGGAATCTTGTGAGATTTCACAATTGTCTGGGGCATgctttctctccccccactgtcTGCCCAAGAGGTCAAATGTTGAAGCTGCTCTCTGTGAAATCCTACTCCATTATCACAG aaagaaagaaattctaTGAGGATGTTAGCATATCCCATGGAGAGG GTGGCATGTTTGAGATCAACCTGGACCGGCGGAAACTGAAAACACCAGGAGGAAAGCTGTTCACAGCCCCCAACGAAGCCTTGGCCATTGCCGTGGCGAATGAATGGGATACTCAGAAAGACATTCTCAAGTTCTACAGCATGCATATG accacTCTCTGCAACACGGCCCTAGATAACCCTACGTTCCGCAGCAAGGACCAAATGATCACTGCTGCCCTCAAGTATCTGGAGACTGACACTATCTG TTACAGAGTTGAGGAGCCTCCATCACTAGTTGAGCTTCAGAATAATGAATGGGACCCTGTGTTGAACTGGATTGAAGACCG GTACAACGTAGTCATTGGCTCCTCCACCAGTATACTGGGGCCAGAGATCCCACAGGCGACGATGGATACTTTCCGCCTGCACCTGGGTTCCTATAACTTCTGGTCCCTGACAG ACAAACACATAACAGTGGAGCAGGCTGTGCTGCTGTCACGACTAGAGGAGGAGTTCCAG ATCGGGCATTGGGGAAATGTAGAGTGGGCTCATGATGTTGACCTGTATGAGCTGAGGTCACGTACAGCCGCAGGGGCACTGTTTGTACATTTCTCTTCTGAAAGTTCAACGGTCAAACGCAAACTCATGCAAGACTAA
- the LOC124040180 gene encoding TOM1-like protein 2 isoform X1 has product MEFLLGNPYSTPVGHCIERATDGSLQNEDWALNMEICDIINETEDGPKDAIRAMKKRLNGNKNYREVMLALTVLETCVKNCGHRFHALVTSRDFIDGVLVKIISPKNNPPTIVQDKVLALIQAWADAFRSSPDLTGVVHIYEELKRKGIEFPMSDLETLSPIHTPQRLSTGSEVNQATLKATAPPPAQPIPHQQPPPHAVSAPPFAASVPPTYSAPQVPNLGASGSINPSPDQICRLRSELDIVRGNTKVMSEMLTEMVPGQEDPSDHELLQELNRTCRAMQQRIVELISCVSNEEVTEELLHVNDDLNNIFLRYDRYERFRSGRASQGINNGVLSEATEDNLIDLGPGSPAVVSNMVTTTPPSSLPPFYTTPAARPSSPASLASRLAGLDVGDSVSSTLSSLPSCKPQDDFDMFAQTRTGALPLTTETLVTAPLEDLNAVCGIGLPLLEVRRQPAGGIPVGQSSVMDDIEEWLCTDLQGDEGEEGVTSEEFDKFLEERAKAAETVPSLPSPPSGDPGATTGTLKKKAERPDDALFA; this is encoded by the exons ATGGAGTTCCTTTTGGGAAATCCATACAGTACTCCGGTGGGACATTGTATTG AGAGAGCCACTGATGGCTCCCTTCAGAATGAGGACTGGGCCCTCAATATGGAAATATGTGACATCATCAATGAAACCGAGGATGG GCCCAAGGATGCCATCAGGGCAATGAAGAAGAGGCTGAACGGGAACAAGAACTACAGGGAGGTGATGCTGGCACTCACCGTCCTGGAGACATGTGTGAAGAACTGCGGGCATCGGTTTCATGCCCTCGTCACCAGCAGAGACTTCATAGATGGCGTGCTTGTAAAAATCATCTCCCCTAAAAACAACCCTCCCACTATCGTACAAGACAAAGTGCTCGCCTTGATCCAG GCGTGGGCTGACGCGTTCAGGAGTAGTCCAGACCTGACGGGTGTGGTCCATATCTATGAGGAGCTGAAGAGGAAAGGCATTGAGTTCCCCATGTCTGACCTGGAGACCCTGTCTCCAATCCACACTCCTCAACGA CTGTCGACTGGCTCTGAGGTGAACCAAGCCACACTGAAGGCCACCgcccctcccccagcccagccTATCCCCCACCAGCAGCCTCCTCCCCATGCTGTCTCCGCCCCACCCTTTGCAGCATCTGTCCCTCCTACCTATTCCGCCCCTCAGGTCCCCAACCTCGGTGCCTCTGGGTCTATCAACCCCTcacctgaccag ATTTGCCGGCTGCGCAGTGAGCTGGACATTGTGCGCGGCAACACCAAGGTGATGTCAGAGATGCTGACAGAGATGGTTCCTGGACAGGAGGACCCCTCGGACCACGAGCTCCTGCAG GAGCTGAACCGGACATGCCGGGCCATGCAGCAGAGGATAGTGGAGCTCATCTCCTGCGTGTCTAACGAGGAGGTCACAGAGGAACTACTGCACGTCAACGATGACCTCAACAACATCTTCCTACGCTACGACAG GTACGAGAGGTTCCGGTCAGGCAGAGCATCTCAGGGTATCAACAATGGG GTCCTCAGTGAGGCTACAGAGGACAACCTgatagacctgggccctggctcTCCTGCTGTCGTCAGCAACATGGTCACCACCACTCCCCCGTCCAGCCTGCCCCCTTTCTACACCACCCCCGCTGCACGGCCTTCCTCACCTGCCTCCCTGGCCTCTCGGCTAGCCGGCCTTG ATGTGGGTGACAGTGTGAGCAGCACTCTGAGCTCTCTGCCCAGCTGTAAGCCTCAGGACGACTTTGACATGTTCGCCCAGACCAGGACCGGAGCTCTGCCTCTGACCACCGAAACACTTGTGAC AGCTCCTCTAGAGGACCTTAATGCTGTATGTGGAATTGGGCTGCCTCTTCTGGAAGTCAGGCGGCAGCCTGCAGGAGGG ATTCCCGTTGGCCAATCCTCTGTCATGGATGACATAGAGGAGTGGCTGTGTACCGACTTG caaggagatgagggagaagagggggtgaccagtgaag AGTTTGACAAGTTTCTGGAGGAGCGGGCGAAGGCAGCAGAGACGGTGCCCAGCCTCCCCTCGCCCCCTAGTGGTGACCCTGGTGCAACTACAGGCACACTCAAGAAGAAGGCTGAAAGACCAGATGACGCCCTGTTCGCTTAG
- the LOC124040180 gene encoding TOM1-like protein 2 isoform X2, translated as MEFLLGNPYSTPVGHCIERATDGSLQNEDWALNMEICDIINETEDGPKDAIRAMKKRLNGNKNYREVMLALTVLETCVKNCGHRFHALVTSRDFIDGVLVKIISPKNNPPTIVQDKVLALIQAWADAFRSSPDLTGVVHIYEELKRKGIEFPMSDLETLSPIHTPQRLSTGSEVNQATLKATAPPPAQPIPHQQPPPHAVSAPPFAASVPPTYSAPQVPNLGASGSINPSPDQICRLRSELDIVRGNTKVMSEMLTEMVPGQEDPSDHELLQELNRTCRAMQQRIVELISCVSNEEVTEELLHVNDDLNNIFLRYDRYERFRSGRASQGINNGVLSEATEDNLIDLGPGSPAVVSNMVTTTPPSSLPPFYTTPAARPSSPASLASRLAGLDVGDSVSSTLSSLPSCKPQDDFDMFAQTRTGALPLTTETLVTAPLEDLNAVCGIGLPLLEVRRQPAGGQGDEGEEGVTSEEFDKFLEERAKAAETVPSLPSPPSGDPGATTGTLKKKAERPDDALFA; from the exons ATGGAGTTCCTTTTGGGAAATCCATACAGTACTCCGGTGGGACATTGTATTG AGAGAGCCACTGATGGCTCCCTTCAGAATGAGGACTGGGCCCTCAATATGGAAATATGTGACATCATCAATGAAACCGAGGATGG GCCCAAGGATGCCATCAGGGCAATGAAGAAGAGGCTGAACGGGAACAAGAACTACAGGGAGGTGATGCTGGCACTCACCGTCCTGGAGACATGTGTGAAGAACTGCGGGCATCGGTTTCATGCCCTCGTCACCAGCAGAGACTTCATAGATGGCGTGCTTGTAAAAATCATCTCCCCTAAAAACAACCCTCCCACTATCGTACAAGACAAAGTGCTCGCCTTGATCCAG GCGTGGGCTGACGCGTTCAGGAGTAGTCCAGACCTGACGGGTGTGGTCCATATCTATGAGGAGCTGAAGAGGAAAGGCATTGAGTTCCCCATGTCTGACCTGGAGACCCTGTCTCCAATCCACACTCCTCAACGA CTGTCGACTGGCTCTGAGGTGAACCAAGCCACACTGAAGGCCACCgcccctcccccagcccagccTATCCCCCACCAGCAGCCTCCTCCCCATGCTGTCTCCGCCCCACCCTTTGCAGCATCTGTCCCTCCTACCTATTCCGCCCCTCAGGTCCCCAACCTCGGTGCCTCTGGGTCTATCAACCCCTcacctgaccag ATTTGCCGGCTGCGCAGTGAGCTGGACATTGTGCGCGGCAACACCAAGGTGATGTCAGAGATGCTGACAGAGATGGTTCCTGGACAGGAGGACCCCTCGGACCACGAGCTCCTGCAG GAGCTGAACCGGACATGCCGGGCCATGCAGCAGAGGATAGTGGAGCTCATCTCCTGCGTGTCTAACGAGGAGGTCACAGAGGAACTACTGCACGTCAACGATGACCTCAACAACATCTTCCTACGCTACGACAG GTACGAGAGGTTCCGGTCAGGCAGAGCATCTCAGGGTATCAACAATGGG GTCCTCAGTGAGGCTACAGAGGACAACCTgatagacctgggccctggctcTCCTGCTGTCGTCAGCAACATGGTCACCACCACTCCCCCGTCCAGCCTGCCCCCTTTCTACACCACCCCCGCTGCACGGCCTTCCTCACCTGCCTCCCTGGCCTCTCGGCTAGCCGGCCTTG ATGTGGGTGACAGTGTGAGCAGCACTCTGAGCTCTCTGCCCAGCTGTAAGCCTCAGGACGACTTTGACATGTTCGCCCAGACCAGGACCGGAGCTCTGCCTCTGACCACCGAAACACTTGTGAC AGCTCCTCTAGAGGACCTTAATGCTGTATGTGGAATTGGGCTGCCTCTTCTGGAAGTCAGGCGGCAGCCTGCAGGAGGG caaggagatgagggagaagagggggtgaccagtgaag AGTTTGACAAGTTTCTGGAGGAGCGGGCGAAGGCAGCAGAGACGGTGCCCAGCCTCCCCTCGCCCCCTAGTGGTGACCCTGGTGCAACTACAGGCACACTCAAGAAGAAGGCTGAAAGACCAGATGACGCCCTGTTCGCTTAG
- the LOC124040180 gene encoding TOM1-like protein 2 isoform X3, with the protein MEFLLGNPYSTPVGHCIERATDGSLQNEDWALNMEICDIINETEDGPKDAIRAMKKRLNGNKNYREVMLALTVLETCVKNCGHRFHALVTSRDFIDGVLVKIISPKNNPPTIVQDKVLALIQAWADAFRSSPDLTGVVHIYEELKRKGIEFPMSDLETLSPIHTPQRLSTGSEVNQATLKATAPPPAQPIPHQQPPPHAVSAPPFAASVPPTYSAPQVPNLGASGSINPSPDQICRLRSELDIVRGNTKVMSEMLTEMVPGQEDPSDHELLQELNRTCRAMQQRIVELISCVSNEEVTEELLHVNDDLNNIFLRYDRYERFRSGRASQGINNGVLSEATEDNLIDLGPGSPAVVSNMVTTTPPSSLPPFYTTPAARPSSPASLASRLAGLDVGDSVSSTLSSLPSCKPQDDFDMFAQTRTGALPLTTETLVTAPLEDLNAVCGIGLPLLEVRRQPAGGIIFQNRGEQPLANAGEISLKIQFSTLEGHCIGRVPQQHS; encoded by the exons ATGGAGTTCCTTTTGGGAAATCCATACAGTACTCCGGTGGGACATTGTATTG AGAGAGCCACTGATGGCTCCCTTCAGAATGAGGACTGGGCCCTCAATATGGAAATATGTGACATCATCAATGAAACCGAGGATGG GCCCAAGGATGCCATCAGGGCAATGAAGAAGAGGCTGAACGGGAACAAGAACTACAGGGAGGTGATGCTGGCACTCACCGTCCTGGAGACATGTGTGAAGAACTGCGGGCATCGGTTTCATGCCCTCGTCACCAGCAGAGACTTCATAGATGGCGTGCTTGTAAAAATCATCTCCCCTAAAAACAACCCTCCCACTATCGTACAAGACAAAGTGCTCGCCTTGATCCAG GCGTGGGCTGACGCGTTCAGGAGTAGTCCAGACCTGACGGGTGTGGTCCATATCTATGAGGAGCTGAAGAGGAAAGGCATTGAGTTCCCCATGTCTGACCTGGAGACCCTGTCTCCAATCCACACTCCTCAACGA CTGTCGACTGGCTCTGAGGTGAACCAAGCCACACTGAAGGCCACCgcccctcccccagcccagccTATCCCCCACCAGCAGCCTCCTCCCCATGCTGTCTCCGCCCCACCCTTTGCAGCATCTGTCCCTCCTACCTATTCCGCCCCTCAGGTCCCCAACCTCGGTGCCTCTGGGTCTATCAACCCCTcacctgaccag ATTTGCCGGCTGCGCAGTGAGCTGGACATTGTGCGCGGCAACACCAAGGTGATGTCAGAGATGCTGACAGAGATGGTTCCTGGACAGGAGGACCCCTCGGACCACGAGCTCCTGCAG GAGCTGAACCGGACATGCCGGGCCATGCAGCAGAGGATAGTGGAGCTCATCTCCTGCGTGTCTAACGAGGAGGTCACAGAGGAACTACTGCACGTCAACGATGACCTCAACAACATCTTCCTACGCTACGACAG GTACGAGAGGTTCCGGTCAGGCAGAGCATCTCAGGGTATCAACAATGGG GTCCTCAGTGAGGCTACAGAGGACAACCTgatagacctgggccctggctcTCCTGCTGTCGTCAGCAACATGGTCACCACCACTCCCCCGTCCAGCCTGCCCCCTTTCTACACCACCCCCGCTGCACGGCCTTCCTCACCTGCCTCCCTGGCCTCTCGGCTAGCCGGCCTTG ATGTGGGTGACAGTGTGAGCAGCACTCTGAGCTCTCTGCCCAGCTGTAAGCCTCAGGACGACTTTGACATGTTCGCCCAGACCAGGACCGGAGCTCTGCCTCTGACCACCGAAACACTTGTGAC AGCTCCTCTAGAGGACCTTAATGCTGTATGTGGAATTGGGCTGCCTCTTCTGGAAGTCAGGCGGCAGCCTGCAGGAGGG ATTATCTTTCAGAACCGTGGAGAGCAACCGCTAGCCAACGCTGGAGAGATCTCACTGAAGATTCAGTTCAGCACCTTGGAGGGCCACTGCATCGGCCGCGTCCCACAACAGCACTCCTAA
- the LOC124040180 gene encoding TOM1-like protein 2 isoform X4, with the protein MEFLLGNPYSTPVGHCIERATDGSLQNEDWALNMEICDIINETEDGPKDAIRAMKKRLNGNKNYREVMLALTVLETCVKNCGHRFHALVTSRDFIDGVLVKIISPKNNPPTIVQDKVLALIQAWADAFRSSPDLTGVVHIYEELKRKGIEFPMSDLETLSPIHTPQRLSTGSEVNQATLKATAPPPAQPIPHQQPPPHAVSAPPFAASVPPTYSAPQVPNLGASGSINPSPDQICRLRSELDIVRGNTKVMSEMLTEMVPGQEDPSDHELLQELNRTCRAMQQRIVELISCVSNEEVTEELLHVNDDLNNIFLRYDRYERFRSGRASQGINNGVLSEATEDNLIDLGPGSPAVVSNMVTTTPPSSLPPFYTTPAARPSSPASLASRLAGLDVGDSVSSTLSSLPSCKPQDDFDMFAQTRTGALPLTTETLVTAPLEDLNAVCGIGLPLLEVRRQPAGGNRGEQPLANAGEISLKIQFSTLEGHCIGRVPQQHS; encoded by the exons ATGGAGTTCCTTTTGGGAAATCCATACAGTACTCCGGTGGGACATTGTATTG AGAGAGCCACTGATGGCTCCCTTCAGAATGAGGACTGGGCCCTCAATATGGAAATATGTGACATCATCAATGAAACCGAGGATGG GCCCAAGGATGCCATCAGGGCAATGAAGAAGAGGCTGAACGGGAACAAGAACTACAGGGAGGTGATGCTGGCACTCACCGTCCTGGAGACATGTGTGAAGAACTGCGGGCATCGGTTTCATGCCCTCGTCACCAGCAGAGACTTCATAGATGGCGTGCTTGTAAAAATCATCTCCCCTAAAAACAACCCTCCCACTATCGTACAAGACAAAGTGCTCGCCTTGATCCAG GCGTGGGCTGACGCGTTCAGGAGTAGTCCAGACCTGACGGGTGTGGTCCATATCTATGAGGAGCTGAAGAGGAAAGGCATTGAGTTCCCCATGTCTGACCTGGAGACCCTGTCTCCAATCCACACTCCTCAACGA CTGTCGACTGGCTCTGAGGTGAACCAAGCCACACTGAAGGCCACCgcccctcccccagcccagccTATCCCCCACCAGCAGCCTCCTCCCCATGCTGTCTCCGCCCCACCCTTTGCAGCATCTGTCCCTCCTACCTATTCCGCCCCTCAGGTCCCCAACCTCGGTGCCTCTGGGTCTATCAACCCCTcacctgaccag ATTTGCCGGCTGCGCAGTGAGCTGGACATTGTGCGCGGCAACACCAAGGTGATGTCAGAGATGCTGACAGAGATGGTTCCTGGACAGGAGGACCCCTCGGACCACGAGCTCCTGCAG GAGCTGAACCGGACATGCCGGGCCATGCAGCAGAGGATAGTGGAGCTCATCTCCTGCGTGTCTAACGAGGAGGTCACAGAGGAACTACTGCACGTCAACGATGACCTCAACAACATCTTCCTACGCTACGACAG GTACGAGAGGTTCCGGTCAGGCAGAGCATCTCAGGGTATCAACAATGGG GTCCTCAGTGAGGCTACAGAGGACAACCTgatagacctgggccctggctcTCCTGCTGTCGTCAGCAACATGGTCACCACCACTCCCCCGTCCAGCCTGCCCCCTTTCTACACCACCCCCGCTGCACGGCCTTCCTCACCTGCCTCCCTGGCCTCTCGGCTAGCCGGCCTTG ATGTGGGTGACAGTGTGAGCAGCACTCTGAGCTCTCTGCCCAGCTGTAAGCCTCAGGACGACTTTGACATGTTCGCCCAGACCAGGACCGGAGCTCTGCCTCTGACCACCGAAACACTTGTGAC AGCTCCTCTAGAGGACCTTAATGCTGTATGTGGAATTGGGCTGCCTCTTCTGGAAGTCAGGCGGCAGCCTGCAGGAGGG AACCGTGGAGAGCAACCGCTAGCCAACGCTGGAGAGATCTCACTGAAGATTCAGTTCAGCACCTTGGAGGGCCACTGCATCGGCCGCGTCCCACAACAGCACTCCTAA
- the LOC124040179 gene encoding E3 SUMO-protein ligase ZBED1-like encodes MSKRSVVWQHFIVVMDDAKKVECKLCKQRFAYHSSTTNMTYHLKTAHPQYNTSASTASSGLTQTTLDQNPPISEKRKREITDGIVDFIALDMRPVNLIEGVGFKDMMKILEPGYTVPKRETVMHALTAKYETTKEKVLESIKNSQAVSFTTDMWTSLRMESYMTVTAHFITEAWGLQCLVLETKQMEENHTAATIAQRLGEVADKYEIPGCKRVAVVHDNAANMILCADILGREEKWAGVKGIRCAGHTLQLCINATLNQDHICRTVVAARLLVAHFKKRTKARKGLKEKQKEQRVVEHVLIQDVSMRWNSSQTMLARLIEQRWPVTAVLSDPNYTGENERNLDLTPAQWNMAEDISNVLKPIVTLTELQSEEENASLSATIPMLANLKRRHLAPVEDDSPTTKSLKTRLVEESDNRWQLKDRLFESSIYVQAAVVDPRFKLLSFLDDAKRDVAYINVSQLADRLSAEGDRNSSTPTDEEVPAPKRKKTDKEREIDMLMCGDEGEKEIPGGSKKEVKYYLQDRTKVDAGPLAWWGKNEDRYPRLARAAKYLLSIPATSTPSERIFSKAGFIFNKTRSCLLPENVDKLVFLSHNLKRLGK; translated from the exons ATGTCGAAAAGGTCTGTAGTATGGCAGCATTTCATTGTAGTAATGGATGACGCCAAAAAAGTGGAATGCAAACTCTGCAAACAGCGGTTTGCTTACCATAGTTCGACAACGAATATGACATATCACTTGAAAACA GCGCATCCCCAGTACAACACGAGCGCCTCCACTGCTAGCTCAGGTTTAACCCAAACCACCTTGGACCAGAATCCCCCAATCtcagaaaaaagaaagagagagataacggATGGTATCGTGGACTTCATTGCCTTGGACATGAGGCCCGTTAACCTGATAGAGGGCGTGGGATTTAAGGATATGATGAAAATCTTGGAGCCTGGTTACACTGTTCCCAAGAGAGAGACTGTTATGCATGCTCTGACAGCGAAATATGAGACCACAAAAGAGAAGGTTTTGGAGTCTATCAAAAACAGCCAGGCAGTAAGTTTTACAACCGACATGTGGACCTCACTGAGGATGGAGTCATACATGACCGTAACTGCCCATTTCATTACGGAGGCCTGGGGACTGCAGTGTCTTGTGCTGGAGACAAAGCAAATGGAGGAGAATCACACCGCCGCCACCATTGCGCAGAGACTTGGAGAAGTGGCCGACAAATACGAAATCCCAGGATGTAAAAGGGTCGCTGTGGTACACGACAACGCCGCAAATATGATTTTGTGTGCAGATATACTGGGGCGGGAGGAGAAATGGGCAGGCGTTAAAGGAATCAGATGTGCTGGACACACCTTACAGCTGTGCATCAACGCCACTCTCAATCAAGACCACATCTGTCGCACTGTGGTTGCAGCCAGACTCCTTGTGGCTCATTTCAAGAAGCGAACAAAAGCCAGAAAGGGACTAAAGGAGAAACAAAAAGAACAAAGGGTGGTTGAACATGTCCTGATCCAAGACGTTTCCATGCGGTGGAATTCTTCTCAGACCATGTTAGCGCGTCTGATAGAACAGAGATGGCCTGTAACAGCAGTGCTCTCCGACCCCAACTACACTGGAGAAAATGAACGCAACCTTGATCTCACCCCAGCGCAATGGAACATGGCAGAGGACATTTCAAATGTGCTGAAGCCCATTGTCACCCTGACTGAGCTGCAGTCCGAGGAGGAAAATGCATCCTTATCTGCAACCATACCCATGCTGGCCAACCTCAAACGCCGTCACTTGGCACCAGTGGAGGACGACAGCCCCACCACTAAGAGTCTTAAAACAAGGCTGGTGGAGGAATCTGACAACAGATGGCAGCTCAAAGACCGACTTTTTGAGAGTAGTATATACGTCCAAGCAGCAGTCGTTGACCCCCGCTTCAAGCTGCTTTCGTTCCTTGACGATGCAAAACGGGACGTAGCCTACATCAACGTGTCCCAGCTGGCCGACCGGTTGAGCGCTGAGGGAGACCGAAACAGCTCTACACCCACGGATGAAGAGGTACCCGCAccaaaaagaaaaaaaacagataagGAGCGGGAGATTGATATGCTAATGtgtggagatgagggagagaaagagattccGGGGGGTAGCAAAAAAGAAGTTAAGTATTATCTCCAAGATAGAACGAAAGTCGACGCTGGACCACTAGCTTGGTGGGGGAAAAATGAGGACAGGTATCCGAGGCTGGCCAGAGCAGCGAAATACCTCCTCTCGATTCCGGCAACCTCTACTCCATCAGAGCGGATATTTTCCAAGGCAGGGTTTATATTCAATAAAACGAGGAGCTGCCTTCTGCCCGAAAATGTTGACAAGCTGGTGTTCCTGTCGCATAACTTGAAAAGATTGGGGAAGTAG